One region of Rattus norvegicus strain BN/NHsdMcwi chromosome 13, GRCr8, whole genome shotgun sequence genomic DNA includes:
- the Dusp23 gene encoding dual specificity protein phosphatase 23, producing MGVQPPNFSWVLPGRLAGLALPRLPAHYQFLLDLGVRHLVSLTERGPPHSDSCPGLTLHRLRIPDFCPPAPEQIDQFVKIVDEANARGEAVGVHCALGFGRTGTMLACYLVKEQGLAAGEAIAEIRRLRPGSIETYEQEKAVFQFYQRTK from the exons ATGGGCGTGCAGCCCCCCAACTTCTCCTGGGTGCTCCCGGGACGGCTGGCCGGGCTGGCGTTACCGCGGCTACCCGCGCACTACCAGTTCCTGCTGGACCTGGGCGTGCGACACTTGGTGTCCCTGACGGAGCGCGGGCCCCCTCACAGTGACAGCTGTCCCGGCCTCACGCTGCACCGACTGCGCATCCCCGACTTTTGCCCGCCGGCCCCCGAACAGATCGACCAATTTGTGAAGATCGTGGACGAGGCCAATGCCCGGGGAGAG GCTGTTGGAGTGCACTGTGCTCTAGGCTTTGGCCGCACTGGAACCATGCTGGCCTGCTACCTGGTGAAGGAGCAGGGTTTGGCCGCAGGAGAAGCCATTGCTGAGATTCGGCGCCTGCGACCAGGATCCATCGAGACGTATGAACAAGAGAAGGCCGTCTTCCAGTTCTACCAGCGAACAAAATGA